One part of the Spiroplasma turonicum genome encodes these proteins:
- a CDS encoding PTS fructose transporter subunit IIABC, with product MELKDLFKKEISFFNKDLKSKEEVISFLSEELLKNNFINSKEDFEKAVYKRESEGSTGVGDGIAIPHVLNPTVKNSAIGFVKLKNKIDWQSLDDQPVDLVFMIMTNGKDGNEHLSALADLSGYLMKADVQSTLRNSKNVNEIKNVLTKDTKVEKKENSTKGYDLIGITACPTGIAHTYMAAEKLEEYAKQKGYTAKIETQGRRGIENRLTADDIENAKVIIFAHDKALEGLSRFNGKQVIDTSTKEAIFKGPQLIEKFEKGENLKTIKAASDEGEGSGELTLRKFLDIKGNLLGGLSRMLPFVVAGGIILGIAFLIDFAAGNGDAKGNFGVTSPVAGWFAAIGKTSMTMMVPIFGAYIAYSIVGSQGLMPGMIAGLFSTNVMNFAYGDPKVSWSGLFARLLPENIRGMESGFIGAIFGGYLAALLVFGWSKAMNKFPKSLTGVRDIVFIPVISLLSISLCMFAINIPLGYLMRSIQDGIQWLAANNLLVLASVLAGFMMCVDMGGPINKIAYALGNLSIVQGLITDPNATGYDQQTIIMASAMIAGMVPPIMIALCTVIFPKVWTIKDRDAAKANWLMGACFVSEGAIPFMVKDPKRVAVSAMIGGTIVGIIIGLGKVTLLASHGGVFVFALLSSKLVDSSTSLTGASIGTGIGITLTALIIACFISASVLGFWRMLDIKRGVLVLDSTNGVKDSINAKLLKLKNNPKEKTNNEEKILKLQSKLSSYEEYESNLKLKNIEYLKNLEEKRQKKVQRKTNK from the coding sequence ATGGAATTAAAAGATTTATTCAAAAAAGAAATATCCTTCTTTAATAAAGATTTAAAATCTAAAGAAGAAGTTATAAGTTTCTTATCAGAAGAATTATTAAAAAATAATTTTATAAATTCTAAAGAAGATTTTGAAAAGGCAGTTTACAAAAGAGAATCTGAAGGTTCTACAGGTGTTGGTGATGGAATTGCAATACCTCATGTATTAAATCCAACAGTAAAAAACTCAGCCATTGGATTTGTTAAGTTAAAAAATAAAATTGATTGACAATCTTTAGATGACCAACCAGTTGATTTAGTTTTTATGATAATGACTAATGGAAAAGATGGTAATGAGCACCTTAGTGCTTTAGCAGATTTATCAGGTTATTTAATGAAAGCAGATGTGCAAAGTACTTTAAGAAATTCAAAAAATGTTAATGAAATTAAAAATGTATTAACAAAAGATACAAAAGTAGAAAAAAAAGAAAATTCAACTAAAGGTTATGATTTAATAGGTATTACTGCATGTCCAACGGGTATTGCTCATACCTATATGGCAGCTGAAAAACTTGAAGAATATGCAAAACAAAAAGGTTATACAGCAAAAATTGAAACTCAGGGTAGAAGAGGTATAGAAAACCGCTTAACTGCAGACGATATTGAAAATGCAAAAGTTATTATCTTTGCACATGACAAAGCTTTAGAAGGACTTTCTAGATTTAATGGTAAACAAGTAATAGATACTTCAACAAAAGAAGCAATTTTTAAAGGACCACAATTAATTGAAAAGTTTGAAAAAGGTGAGAATTTAAAAACTATAAAAGCTGCTTCAGATGAGGGTGAAGGTTCTGGTGAATTGACTCTAAGAAAATTTCTTGATATAAAAGGAAATTTATTAGGTGGATTATCAAGAATGCTTCCATTCGTTGTTGCTGGAGGTATCATTTTAGGGATAGCTTTCTTAATTGATTTTGCAGCAGGTAATGGTGATGCAAAAGGTAATTTTGGTGTTACTAGTCCTGTAGCTGGATGATTTGCAGCAATTGGTAAAACATCTATGACAATGATGGTACCGATATTTGGAGCTTATATAGCATATTCAATTGTTGGCTCACAAGGTTTAATGCCAGGTATGATTGCAGGTTTATTTTCAACAAATGTAATGAATTTTGCTTATGGAGACCCTAAAGTATCTTGAAGCGGTTTATTTGCAAGATTACTACCAGAAAATATTAGAGGAATGGAGTCTGGATTTATTGGTGCAATATTTGGGGGTTATTTAGCAGCTTTACTTGTTTTTGGTTGATCTAAAGCAATGAATAAATTTCCAAAATCTCTAACAGGTGTAAGAGATATAGTATTTATCCCAGTAATTTCATTATTATCAATAAGTTTGTGTATGTTTGCAATTAATATCCCCTTGGGATACTTAATGAGAAGTATTCAAGATGGAATACAATGACTAGCAGCTAATAATTTATTAGTATTAGCTTCTGTACTAGCTGGATTTATGATGTGTGTTGACATGGGGGGTCCAATTAATAAAATAGCTTATGCTTTAGGTAATTTATCAATAGTACAAGGTTTAATTACTGATCCTAATGCTACAGGATATGATCAACAAACAATAATTATGGCATCAGCAATGATAGCTGGTATGGTGCCACCAATTATGATTGCATTATGTACAGTAATTTTCCCAAAAGTTTGAACTATAAAAGATAGAGATGCAGCTAAGGCTAACTGATTAATGGGAGCTTGTTTTGTATCAGAAGGTGCAATACCATTTATGGTTAAAGACCCAAAAAGAGTTGCAGTCAGTGCAATGATTGGTGGTACAATTGTTGGTATTATAATTGGTCTTGGTAAAGTTACTCTGTTAGCAAGTCATGGTGGTGTATTTGTATTTGCACTTTTATCTTCAAAACTAGTAGATAGTTCTACTTCATTAACAGGGGCTTCAATAGGTACTGGTATAGGAATCACTCTAACTGCATTAATTATAGCTTGTTTTATAAGTGCATCAGTTTTAGGATTCTGAAGAATGTTAGACATCAAAAGAGGAGTTCTAGTATTAGATTCAACTAATGGTGTAAAAGATTCAATAAATGCTAAATTATTAAAATTAAAAAATAATCCTAAAGAAAAAACTAATAATGAAGAAAAAATACTAAAATTACAGTCAAAACTATCAAGTTATGAAGAATATGAATCTAATTTAAAATTAAAAAATATTGAATATCTAAAAAACTTAGAAGAAAAAAGACAAAAAAAAGTACAAAGAAAAACTAATAAATAA